A region from the Salvia splendens isolate huo1 chromosome 15, SspV2, whole genome shotgun sequence genome encodes:
- the LOC121767151 gene encoding (+)-pulegone reductase-like translates to MGEEISNKQVILSNYVKTSLKESDMSLRTSKIQLKIPSGCDGAVLVKNLYLSIDPFILALMKNQELELPSFTLDSPIYGFGVSKVLDSSHPNFKTGELVWGFTGWEEYSLIKDPDQLFKVQDKDLPLSYYIGILGMPGMTAYVGFFKFCSPKKGETVYVSAASGAVGQLVGQFAKIAGCYVVGSAGSKEKVDLLKNKFRFDEAFNYKEEQDYNAALKRYFPDGIDIYFDNVGGKMLEAVLNNMRLNGHVALCGMISQYNSLEQPEGIHNLINALVKRVRMEGFFTSDHYHLYPKFLEMVVPLIKEEKITYVEDQDEII, encoded by the exons ATGGGTGAGGAAATTAGCAACAAGCAAGTGATACTCAGCAACTATGTCAAAACATCTTTGAAAGAATCCGATATGTCGCTGagaacttccaaaattcagctCAAAATTCCCAGCGGTTGCGACGGCGCCGTTTTGGTGAAGAATCTCTACTTATCCATCGATCCTTTTATTCTTGCCCTCATGAAGAATCAGGAGCTCGAATTACCTTCTTTCACGCTGGATTCT CCTATTTATGGATTTGGAGTGTCGAAAGTACTGGATTCGTCTCATCCAAATTTCAAGACGGGCGAGCTAGTTTGGGGGTTTACTGGCTGGGAGGAGTATAGCCTTATTAAAGATCCAGACCAATTGTTTAAGGTTCAAGATAAAGATTTGCCCCTCTCTTATTATATAGGGATTCTTG GCATGCCTGGCATGACAGCTTATGTtggttttttcaaattttgctCTCCCAAAAAGGGGGAAACTGTGTATGTCTCTGCTGCATCCGGAGCTGTTGGTCAGCTCGTTGGTCAGTTTGCAAAGATCGCAGGGTGTTACGTTGTTGGGAGTGCGGGGAGCAAAGAAAAG GTCGATCTCTTGAAGAACAAATTCAGGTTTGACGAAGCATTCAACTACAAAGAAGAGCAAGACTATAATGCAGCGTTGAAGAG GTACTTCCCCGATGGCATCGACATCTACTTTGACAACGTGGGAGGGAAGATGCTCGAAGCGGTGCTAAACAACATGAGACTCAACGGCCATGTTGCGCTTTGTGGGATGATCTCCCAATACAACAGCCTTGAGCAGCCCGAAGGCATCCACAACTTGATTAACGCATTAGTAAAACGGGTCCGTATGGAAGGATTTTTCACTAGCGACCACTACCATCTCTACCCCAAGTTCCTGGAGATGGTTGTGCCTCTAATCAAGGAAGAGAAGATCACATACGTCGAAGATCAAGACGAAATTATCTAA
- the LOC121767873 gene encoding norbelladine synthase-like, with product MYRTMSAEMTVDVPASEAWKLYGTLQLPKVAEKANSDFISRVDVIQGDGGAGTILEVVFRPGMGGGMKSFKEKFVVVDNEKRVKEAEVVEGGFLDLGFTLYRMRFNVMEVEGNEKQCITRSTIEYELKEEAAANVEIASIKPYIGLMLLCAKYLVRNNDN from the exons ATGTACAGAACAATGTCCGCTGAGATGACGGTTGATGTACCGGCATCCGAAGCGTGGAAGCTCTACGGTACTCTACAGCTCCCCAAAGTGGCGGAGAAAGCCAACTCCGACTTTATCAGCCGGGTCGACGTCATCCAAGGGGACGGCGGCGCCGGAACCATTCTCGAGGTCGTTTTCCGTCCAG GGATGGGAGGGGGGATGAAGTCGTTCAAGGAGAAATTCGTGGTGGTGGATAACGAGAAGCGTGTGAAGGAGGCAGAGGTTGTGGAAGGTGGATTTCTGGATCTAGGGTTCACGCTGTATCGTATGAGATTCAATGTGATGGAGGTGGAGGGAAACGAGAAGCAGTGTATAACTCGATCTACGATCGAGTACGAGCTCAAAGAAGAAGCTGCAGCTAATGTTGAAATCGCTTCCATTAAACCATACATTGGCCTCATGCTGCTCTGTGCTAAGTATTTGGTCcgcaacaatgacaattga